The sequence GGCGCCGCCACCGGACGGGTCGTCGCCGGCCCGGCCGGTCCGGGCCGGGCGCGACCAGCTCCGCGAGCTGGCGCTCTGGATGGTGCTCGCGGCCGCGCTGGCCGGCGCGACGGCGCTGCTGGTGGCCACCGGGGTGCATTTCGCCCCGGCCGGCCACGGGGGGCGCGGCGGCCTGGCCGCGGGGACTCTGCCGCTGAGCTGGCCGCCGCGGTTGACCCCCCGCACCGCGCTGGCCCCCGCGCTGGCCGTGGGCGTGCTGCTGGCGGCCGCGCTGCTGGCCCGCCGGCCCGGCGACCGGCCGGCGCCGGCGTTCGGGGTGTCGCTGGGCCTGTCGTACCTCGTGACGGTCGCGTGGTGGCTGGCGCTGGGCGCGGCGTCGCGGCCCGGCGAGCGGGTGTCCGCGGCGCTGCTGGCGGCCGGGGATCGCGCCCCCTCGGATCTGCTGCGCACGACGGGCGGCCAGCCTCCGGGGCCGGAGCTGCTGACCTGGGTGCTGGCGCGGGCCGGGCTGCATGGCGGGCTGGCCGTCGGGCTGGCCTTCACGGCCCTCGGCGCGTCGGTCGTGCCGCTTGTCGCGCTGGCGGTGCGATCGCTGTGTCACGAGCCGGCGGCCCGGCGACTGCTGCCGGTGCTGGTGTTCGCGCCGTGGGCGCCGTTCGCCGTGGCCAGCCGGGACGCGGTGACGGCGGCGGTCGCCGCCGCCGCGCTCGCCGTCGGCGTGGTCGGGTGCGAACGGGGCCGCCGGGCGTGGTGGGCCCTGGGCGCGGGCCTTTTGCTGGGCGTGGCCGGCCTGTTCAGCTTCCCCGCGATGTGGCTCGGGGTCGCCGTGGCCGCCGCGTACTTCGTGCGCCGTCGTCCGCTCCTGAACGTGATCACCGGGGTGGGCGCGCTGCTGCCGTTATTCGTGCTGCGGCTGGCGGGCTACTCCTGGCCGGATGGGCTGGCCCGGGCCGGTACCGGCCTGTTCGACCACACGGCCCTGACCTGGCTGGTGCCCGACCTGCTGGCGGTGCTGCTGTGCTGCGGCCCGGTGCTGGTCCGGGCCGCGCGACGGATCGCGATGACACCCGGCTGGCCGTTCCTGGTCGGCGCGGTGGCGTCGGCGCTGTTCGCGCTGCTGGACGGGCTGGCGAGCGGCGGCGTGGTGACGAGCTGGCTGCCGCTGTTCCCCTGGCTGCTGGTCGCCGCGCTGGCGCCCCGGCCGCGGCCGGCCCTGCCCGGCGACACCAGCAGCGCCGGCGCCGTGCCCTACGGCCTGGTCGGCGCCGGAGCGGCGGTGGCCGTCGCCCTCGCCGCCCTGCTCACGGCCTGACCGCGGCCCCAGGACGACGCTGGCCGGCCCCGTGGCCTCAGGCCCGGGAGACGGGCGTGCGCGGGATGTCAGGCTCCAGGTAGACGCGACAGGTCGTGGGAGCGGCCGCCCGCAGCAGGCGTTCGGCCTCGTCGATCGCGGCGGCGACCTCGGCGACGGTCAGCCCGGGGTCCAGGCCGATCTTCGCGGCGACCAGCAGCTCGTCCGGGCCGAGGTGCAGGGTGCGCATGTCCAGCACGGCGGTGACCGACGGCGCGGCCGTGAGCGCGGCCCGGATCGCGGTGACGACGGCCGGCGTCGCGGCCTCGCCGACGAGCATGCCGTAGCTCTCGACCGCCACGACGACGGCGACGACGAGCAGCAGGACCCCGATGGCGAGCGTCCCGCCCGCGTCCCAGAGCGGTTCGTCGAGCAGCGAGGTGAGCCCGACGCCGACGAGCGCGAACACGAGGCCGATGAGCGCCGCGAAGTCCTCCAACAGCACCACGGGAAGCTCGGGCGCCCGGGCGTCCCGGATGAACCGCCACCAGCTCTCTCCGCCCTTGTGGTGGCGGGCCTCCGTGATCGCGGTCCGGAACGAGAACCCCTCCAGCCCGATCGCGAGTACCAGGATCACGATCGCGACCAGCGGCGACTCGAGATGGTGCGGGTGGCGGAGCTTCTCGATGCCCTCGTACACCGAGAACAGCCCACCGACGGTGAACAGCACGATGCCGACGAGGAAGCCGGCGATGTACCTGGACCGGCCGAAGCCGAACGGGTGGTCCTCGTCGGCCGGCCGGACCGACTGGCGCTGGCCGAGCAGCAGCAGCGCCTGGTTGCCCGAGTCGGCGACGGAGTGGATCGACTCCGCGAGCATCGACGACGAACGGGTGAACAGGAACGCGACGAACTTCGCCAGCGCGATCCCGAGGTTCGCCGCCAGCGCCGCCAGCACCGCCTTGGTCCCACCACCCGTGCTCACCCGGAACCGTCTCCCCTCGCCGTCGGACTGCCCCAGAGTCTGCCAACAGGGCAATACGGGCCGAGCGGCGGGTCCATCTACAAGCAAGTAGATGTGACCGTCAGGCCAGCTCGATGAGTTCCAGGAGGTCGGGCGACCAGAGGTCCTCGACGCCGTCGGGGAGCATGAGGACCTTGTCCGGGTTGAGCGCCTCGACGGCTCCCGGGTCGTGGGTGACCAGCACGACCGCGCCGGCGAACGACGCGAGCGCCGCGAGGATCTCCTCGCGCGACGCGGGGTCGAGGTTGTTCGTCGGTTCGTCGAGCAGCAGCACGTTGGCCGACGAGCACACCAGGCCGGCGAGCGCGAGGCGGGTCTTCTCGCCGCCGGACAGCGTCCCGGCCAGCTGGTCGACCGTCTCCCCGCTGAACAGGAACGCGCCGAGGATCCGGCGCAGCTCCACCTCGGAGGTGTCCGGCGCCGCGGAGCGCATGTTGTCCAGCAGCGAGCGGTCGTGGTCGAGGGTCTCGTGCTCCTGTGCGTAGTAGCCGATCCGCAGCCCGTGGCCGGGGTTCACCGTCCCGGTGTCGGCCGCCTCGACGCCGGCGAGGATCCGCAGCAGCGTCGTCTTGCCGGCCCCGTTCAGGCCGAGGATGACGACCCGGGCCCCGCGGTCGATCGCCAGGTCCACGTCGGTGAAGATCTCCAGCGACCCGTAGGACTTCGACAGGCCGTCGGCGGTCAGCGGCGTGCGCCCGCAGGGCGCCGGCGTCGGGAAGCGCAGCTTGGCGACCTTGTCGGCGACCCGGGTCGCGGCGAGGCCAGCGGCCAGCCGGTCGGCCCGCCGGTCCATCTGGTGCGCGGCCCTGGCCTTGGTCGCCTTGGCCCGCATCTTGTCGGCCTGGGTCTTCAGCGCGTCGATCTTCTTCTCGGCGTTGGCCCGCTCGCGCTTGCGCCGCTTCTCGTCCTGGTCGCGCTGGGTCAGGTAGGTCTTCCAGCCGACGTTGTAGACGTCCAGGGCGGCCCGGTTGGCGTCCAGGTGGAAGACCTTGTTGACCGACTTCTCCAGCAGGTCGACGTCGTGGCTGATGACGATCAGGCCGCCGGTGTGGGCGCGCAGGAAGTCGCGCAGCCAGCCGATGGAGTCGGCGTCGAGGTGGTTGGTCGGCTCGTCGAGCAGCAGCGTCGCGTCCGCGTTGCCGGCGCCCGCGAACAGGATCCGGGCGAGCTCGACGCGGCGGCGCTGGCCACCGGACAGCGTGCCGATCTGCTGGGCGAGCACCCGGTCGGGCAGGCCGAGCGATGAGC is a genomic window of Pseudofrankia inefficax containing:
- a CDS encoding cation diffusion facilitator family transporter, producing the protein MSTGGGTKAVLAALAANLGIALAKFVAFLFTRSSSMLAESIHSVADSGNQALLLLGQRQSVRPADEDHPFGFGRSRYIAGFLVGIVLFTVGGLFSVYEGIEKLRHPHHLESPLVAIVILVLAIGLEGFSFRTAITEARHHKGGESWWRFIRDARAPELPVVLLEDFAALIGLVFALVGVGLTSLLDEPLWDAGGTLAIGVLLLVVAVVVAVESYGMLVGEAATPAVVTAIRAALTAAPSVTAVLDMRTLHLGPDELLVAAKIGLDPGLTVAEVAAAIDEAERLLRAAAPTTCRVYLEPDIPRTPVSRA
- a CDS encoding ABC-F family ATP-binding cassette domain-containing protein, with product MIIAADLELRAGARTLVEPVSFRIQPGDRIGLVGRNGAGKTTLLKTLARETLPFAGKIDVRGDVGYLPQDPRSGDLTDTARDRVLSARGLDEILRELDKLQVEMAELADDTARDKAIRRYGRLEERFGVLGGYAAEAEAARICSSLGLPDRVLAQQIGTLSGGQRRRVELARILFAGAGNADATLLLDEPTNHLDADSIGWLRDFLRAHTGGLIVISHDVDLLEKSVNKVFHLDANRAALDVYNVGWKTYLTQRDQDEKRRKRERANAEKKIDALKTQADKMRAKATKARAAHQMDRRADRLAAGLAATRVADKVAKLRFPTPAPCGRTPLTADGLSKSYGSLEIFTDVDLAIDRGARVVILGLNGAGKTTLLRILAGVEAADTGTVNPGHGLRIGYYAQEHETLDHDRSLLDNMRSAAPDTSEVELRRILGAFLFSGETVDQLAGTLSGGEKTRLALAGLVCSSANVLLLDEPTNNLDPASREEILAALASFAGAVVLVTHDPGAVEALNPDKVLMLPDGVEDLWSPDLLELIELA